The following coding sequences lie in one Drosophila sulfurigaster albostrigata strain 15112-1811.04 chromosome 2R, ASM2355843v2, whole genome shotgun sequence genomic window:
- the LOC133839478 gene encoding abasic site processing protein HMCES, with the protein MCGRTCLTLDPEQVLCACKYPNEKLQDDAKQQEYATPEWRAEFNLGRRYQASYNIAPTDITPVIVSAAHFAEGAEDQEGTHRIVMPMMWGMIPPWHKGDYRKHGLTTNNCRLEHLMDSKLYRGPFKRGQRCVVVCEGFYEWQTTKQAKPSDREAYLLYVPQEADVKIHDKSTWSPSNVKLLRMAALFDVWQDENGDKMYSYSIITFESTKIMSWMHYRMPAILETEQQMNDWLHFKHVSDSKALAALRPATGLQWHRVGKLVNNSRNKSDECNKPFEAASKPEKPKGMLAWLTGNKQKLHQNKPTNDEVVIKEETAKRSVDEISPTAAESAAKRTRCAPIEIAPPALKSEPQIKLEPTES; encoded by the exons ATGTGTGGACGCACTTGCCT AACACTCGATCCTGAACAAGTGCTGTGTGCGTGCAAGTATCCAAATGAGAAGCTCCAAGATGACGCCAAGCAGCAGGAATACGCAACTCCAGAATGGCGCGCAGAGTTCAATTTGGGCCGCCGATATCAAGCCTCCTATAATATTGCGCCCACCGACATAACACCGGTGAT CGTGTCAGCTGCGCACTTCGCAGAAGGCGCAGAGGATCAAGAAGGTACACATCGCATTGTTATGCCCATGATGTGGGGCATGATTCCACCGTGGCACAAAGGAGACTACCGCAAGCATGGACTAACCACGAACAATTGTCGGCTGGAGCATTTAATGGACTCCAAACTGTATCGCGGACCCTTTAAACGTGGCCAACGTTGTGTCGTTGTTTGCGAGGGTTTCTACGAGTGGCAGACTACAAAGCAGGCAAAACCATCCGATCGGGAGGCTTACTTGCTCTATGTGCCACAGGAGGCAGATGTAAAAATTCACGACAAAAGCACTTGGTCGCCATCAAATGTAAAACTTCTGCGAATGGCAGCCTTGTTTGATGTATGGCAGGACGAGAATGGCGACAAAATGTATAGCTATAGCATCATAACCTTTGAATCCACCAAAATAATGTCCTGGATGCATTATCGTATGCCGGCTATACTCGAAACGGAACAGCAAATGAAT GATTGGCTGCACTTTAAGCATGTAAGCGATTCGAAAGCTTTGGCAGCACTTCGTCCGGCGACTGGCTTACAATGGCATCGTGTTGGCAAATTAGTGAATAATTCGCGCAACAAAAGCGACGAGTGCAACAAGCCTTTTGAGGCAGCTTCCAAGCCTGAAAAACCCAAAGGGATGTTGGCTTGGTTAACAGGCAATAAGCAGAAGCTGCATcaaaacaaaccaacaaacGATGAAGTAGTTATTAAGGAAGAGACCGCTAAACGCAGTGTCGATGAGATTTCTCCAACTGCAGCTGAAAGCGCCGCCAAGCGGACGCGTTGCGCACCAATCGAAATAGCGCCTCCAGCGCTTAAAAGCGAACCTCAGATTAAGTTGGAGCCCACCGAAAGTTGA
- the LOC133839472 gene encoding aryl hydrocarbon receptor nuclear translocator homolog, protein MDEANIQDKERFASRENHCEIERRRRNKMTAYITELSDMVPTCSALARKPDKLTILRMAVAHMKNLRGTGNTSSDGTYKPSFLTDQELKHLILEAADGFLFVVSCDTGRVIYVSDSVTPVLNYTQSDWYGTSLYEHIHPDDRDKIREQLSTQESQNAGRILDLKSGTVKKEGHQSSMRLSMGARRGFICRMRVGNVNPDAMVSGHLNRLKQRNSLGPSRDGSNYAVVHCTGYIKNWPPTDMFPNVHMERDVDDMASHCCLVAIGRLQVTSTAANDMTGSNNQSEFITRHALDGKFTFVDQRVLHILGYTPTELLGKICYDFFHPEDQSHMKESFDQVLKQKGQMFSLLYRARAKSSEFVWLRTQAYAFLNPYTDEVEYIVCTNSSGKTLHGATPEQQQQQADQQQQQQQQQQQQQQHVYVQAPGVDYTLQPPRREITPTGSDPAGIYQMHMQAPHPPRPGSAQNTPVAYSYDATHSPYGATAAGGGPSPLAKIPKSGTSPTPNAWGALRPASQQQPQATASEAYPAYQQSSPARSPSGPTYTQLSAGNGQQQQQQQRQQQQQQQASAYQAAPAAAQWGDWQNAAAAHPAAHPHPHPHPHAHHPHPHPVVAAGGQQPQGHEFSDVLQMLDHSGTTTFEDLNINMFTTPFE, encoded by the coding sequence TATGGCCGTTGCCCACATGAAGAATCTGCGTGGCACCGGCAACACAAGCAGTGATGGCACCTATAAACCTTCATTCTTGACCGATCAAGAGCTAAAACACTTGATACTGGAGGCAGCCGATGGCTTCTTGTTTGTGGTCAGCTGCGATACTGGGAGAGTGATATACGTTTCGGATTCAGTGACTCCCGTGCTGAATTACACCCAAAGCGATTGGTATGGCACCAGTTTGTATGAGCACATTCATCCCGACGATAGAGACAAGATACGGGAACAGCTGTCGACGCAGGAATCACAGAATGCCGGACGCATACTCGACCTCAAGTCCGGCACCGTCAAGAAGGAGGGACATCAGTCGAGCATGCGCCTCAGTATGGGCGCCCGGCGTGGTTTCATCTGTCGCATGCGTGTAGGCAACGTCAATCCCGATGCCATGGTCTCGGGTCACCTGAATCGCCTCAAGCAACGCAATTCCCTCGGTCCGTCTCGAGATGGTTCTAACTATGCTGTGGTGCATTGCACCGGTTACATTAAGAACTGGCCACCCACCGACATGTTTCCCAATGTGCACATGGAACGTGATGTGGATGACATGGCCTCGCATTGCTGCCTGGTGGCCATTGGGCGACTGCAGGTGACTTCGACGGCGGCCAACGATATGACGGGCAGCAATAATCAGAGCGAGTTCATCACACGTCATGCTCTCGATGGCAAGTTCACCTTTGTGGATCAGCGTGTGCTACACATTTTGGGCTATACGCCTACCGAGCTACTGGGAAAAATCTGCTATGATTTCTTTCATCCGGAGGATCAGAGTCACATGAAAGAGAGTTTCGATCAGGTGCTCAAGCAGAAGGGACAAATGTTTTCGTTGCTGTATCGAGCTAGAGCCAAGAGTTCGGAATTTGTTTGGCTGCGTACTCAAGCGTACGCTTTCCTCAATCCCTACACCGATGAGGTGGAGTACATTGTGTGCACCAATAGCTCTGGCAAGACGTTGCACGGCGCCACgcctgagcagcagcagcaacaggcagatcagcaacaacagcagcagcagcaacaacaacagcagcagcaacatgtctATGTGCAAGCTCCGGGCGTGGATTACACGCTGCAGCCGCCGCGTCGCGAGATTACGCCAACGGGCAGCGATCCTGCCGGCATCTATCAGATGCATATGCAGGCGCCTCATCCACCACGTCCAGGTTCGGCGCAGAATACGCCGGTGGCATACAGTTATGATGCAACCCATTCACCATATGGCGCCACAGCAGCTGGAGGCGGTCCATCGCCGCTAGCCAAGATACCCAAATCGGGCACATCACCCACGCCTAATGCTTGGGGTGCACTGCGTCCCGCttcacaacagcagccacaagcaACAGCTAGCGAGGCTTATCCGGCATATCAACAGAGCAGCCCGGCACGTTCGCCCAGCGGTCCAACTTACACCCAACTAAGTGCTGGAAAcggacaacagcagcaacaacaacagcgtcagcagcagcaacaacagcaggcgaGCGCTTATCAGGCGGCACCAGCTGCAGCGCAGTGGGGAGATTGGCAGAATGCTGCAGCCGCACATCCTGCGGCTCATCCGCATCCACATCCGCATCCTCATGCCCATCACCCACACCCGCATCCCGTGGTGGCAGCGGGCGGACAACAACCGCAGGGTCACGAGTTCTCCGATGTGCTGCAGATGCTCGACCACAGCGGCACGACAACATTTGAGGATCTAAACATCAACATGTTTACCACACCATTTGAGTAA